Genomic DNA from Prunus persica cultivar Lovell chromosome G1, Prunus_persica_NCBIv2, whole genome shotgun sequence:
GAATGGAGTTAAAATTACTCGTTCAGGACTCACTTGAATGGATGGCTTATTAAGATGTCCAAGATTAGATGTAGTCTGGCGTGGTTCTTGGCCAAGCATCATAGTTTGTGGGTTGATAAGACGGAAGGCATCAATGACCACCTTTCCCTTCACACTCTGAATTGGATCCACCACCACAGCCACAGCACGTTGATTCAATGCTTCAAAGCTCTACAAAAGATTAAAGGTATAAGACAATATTGCATTTGGGTAAATAACAGAATGAACATTAATTGCCAGAACCCCTGGCCCCCTCTCTCTGAACATGCTAAGCAACAATAAAGTTTCTACTCAAGGGTATCACCAATAACAGTACAACATCCATTGAGAACAGTCAAACTATTCTACGCTGCAGAAGACTCAATCTTAGTTGATGAAAGTAGGATAAACAAGAATGCTGTACACAAACATAAACATGATCTTGATTAACTATTAAGATTTTTGACATATCATAGACTGCAAAAGTAAGATTTAGATTTGGACCTAAAGAATTTTGGGTGTAATAGTTAATCTAATATTAAGGTGCCAAAGAAGAAGACTATGATGATAAAACAGACAGAAGTGAACAGACAATGTGGAACCGTAGTCAAGAAAAAAGAGCCTACAAccaccaatttcttcttcataacAAAGACATCAGTATGCATGCAccaacataaatatatatgtcatcaaggagaaaaaataaacttgTGTCCAATGAAATAGGAAATATAAATCAAACCACAACCTGCTGTGTATTAATGTCGACACCAGATAGCCAGCAGCCAAATCCAGGATGTGAATGGTACCACCCCACAACCATCTCTGGTCTGCATTaccaataagaaaaaaacataagtTACAAAAAGGCATCAGCTTAGATGGTCATTTATAACCACATAATTTGAGAACACAGAGAGTGAACTGTGACACAAACGTAAAAGTATTAACAATGAAGGTGTTAATAAGCTATTCTAACTTATCACCTCACACAAACTTCAGTTTGCACTcataattattaatgcaaatacaaaaatataaatactgATTATAACTCCCACAAAGGGATACACAATTTAAAAACCAGAAACACAAAGATAAATCTTTGCACGAGCTCCTTACAGAAAAGTCACCAATCGAATCATAATGTTCTTATTTATTCAGTCATTTCCCGAAAACAATAAATTGAATGTAATCTATCTGCAAGCCAGAAGCAGCAATGCCATGTTTATTGAATTAAAACAACCTGTATAATGCATTTTTAACAACTACTCTACATTTCATAAATCAAAGTGAGAAAGAGGCATACCGTCCAGTCTGCTTAAGCATATCAAGCATGTTAGTCTGGAAGACATGATCAACAGCTTCGACACTAACACCAGTACCACTCTGCGGCATAGCAAACACATCGACCACACGTACAGTGTACTCATCCACAAACTCTCCGAGCATCAATCCCATAACCTCCATTGGAACTCCCGCCCTTCCTAATAATTACCAAATCCCAAACCAAAAGtaagcattaaataaataaatcacatTACAAAAAGCTCCAATTAAGCTTCAAAAACCCTAATTAGGATCCGTAATGCACAATTTCGACAAGATTTACAAACATCGTCGCCTACTTAGGGTTTCGAAGTCCATACGTCAAATCCATAGCTAAGAAAGcatcaaaaccctaaaaccccAAGTTAGGAACTGAAATTCGATCAGACTGGACAAGATGCGAagtaaaataaagaagaagaggaaggagaGAGCTCACCGTGCTTCAGCATCTTGAGGAGGGCGAGGGAGGAGATGTAAACCTGCTCGGAAGAATCGAGAGTCGGCGAGTCGGGAGGTGGGTGGCCCAAACCTCCTCCGGCACCAGCGAACATCCTCTGAAGCCTCTCCATGCCTGACATTCTCTTcgctcttctctctttcttctatctttctctcttctctttcagTGTTTGGATTGGGCAGCTCCGCTTTCTTTTCTAGCAAGACAGCTCtgctttgttttatattataatcCCTCTCCatcgtttttcttttcctttttctaaatTCCATATTTCCAACTTATTTTACTCTGGGCTGAACACTAAAATGTAATCGGCCCAATATAACCAGTCCAGCTTAAAACCAGCCCAAATATAACCTCCAGCTTAAAACATTGGTCCGGAAGTTGGATATGGGCTCATACATGATACATTTAAGGCCGACAATAGAGATAGTGACGGTTTCGTTTTAATCTTATCTAGTAAATTTGTGAGAGATTTTAAGGTGCGATGGGAAGAGGAGTTTGTCAGACACACACTATTAAGGTGTTAGTGGGATTTGAACATGAAATTACGGGTCTGCTAGTCAATGCCTTTTTCATCGAGCAAAACCTCgttggttttttgtttacaTTACTAGACATGTCGACTAATTTGTAATCGGTGTCGGTGTGAGTCTTATCAGCAATCACATTATTAAATACTGAAAAATCCTTCAATGGGAGCGACTGTCATTACTTGTTATAAACATGCCATTAAAGATTGGGTTTATCTGATGAATTTGTTGGCGTAAGTAAGTATTTCCCACGAGGGGGAGGCGGCCATGCTGGACCATCGCAATCAAGTGAGCCAAAGCTTGTACAAGACAAATTAAGAAGCTGGACCGGACCAGAGGACCTGGTATtggtaaataaaattcaaaacacaaGAAAGCAGGATGAGCACTCCATCTTGGTTTGGATGTTCCAGCTTCAAAACGATGACGTACGTGCATGATGCATATGTGTGAATCTCAACGGAAGTGAATTGAAATGTGGGATTTTAAATCAATATTATGTTTTAACATCGTGATTTTcatttaaatatgaaatttcaCACGAAAACATTGCAACTTATTGATACGTACAATGCATTGAAATGACGTGTTCAAAAGACATATCTAATTACAAGACAAGGACTATTCAAAAAGGACTAAATAGTGATGAGTTTTTCCACGTGCAGAAATCAATGCATATGCAGCAGTACTatttagaaaatagaaaattctGTGTAGGAAGATTTGTGTGATCACTGCGAAGAACATAAACTTATTCTGGCAAACATGGACGGACAAATGAATAATCACAATACAAATGTTATGTCTTGGACTTTGAAACGATAGGAAAGCGTGTCTAATAATGACAATATAAGGACTATTCAAAAGACAAAGTAAACTGAAACAACTCGATCAAGATATACATAAGTTTTGGGGGGAAAGATCTCTATATAAACCCCACAACCAAAGCTTAATTCCTACAACCTACAACGCCTTCCTCTTGAGAttcttgaaatttcaaattaatctctctctctctctctctctctctctctctctctctctctctctctctctctctctctctctctctctctctctctctgtgagtTTTCATTCTAAACTAAGTCTTGTGCGTAACCTTCACTTGTATCACTAATGGAGAAAACAAGATCATCCCTTCACTCTCCCACAAATGGAAGTCTCATTACTGTTCTTAGTATTGATGGAGGTGGAATAAGAGGGATTATCCCAGGAACCATCCTCAACTTCTTAGAGTCTGAGCTTCAGGTAAAATAATGATCAAACTAGAACTTTCAATAAatacacgtgttataatataaatgaatttgtCACGCCATCACGTGGTGTTACACCTAGCGAGCATGTTTGCTCCACTTCTCATAATTTGTTGgtgtttctcatttttttcaaaataaaaaataataaaaaatctaatGCGACTAACTTTTCGCTTTACTTGTTCGGTATATGCAGAAACTGGATGGTCAGGATGCAAGGCTGGCAGATTATTTTGATGTGATTACAGGGACTAGTACAGGTGGCCTTGTGACAGCCATGCTTACTACCCCAAATGAAAATAACCGTCCCTTGTATGCTGCTAAAGATATCAACCCTTTTTATCTCGAAAACTGCCCTAAAATCTTCCCCCAATCCAGGTATGGTTAATTCTTCATTGATTTTTGTACTACAACATTCATATACATAATGGTTCACGATAATTAATTTTCATCCATGTACATCAGTTCTCCACTCGCCGATGTCGCAGAGAATTTGGAAAGTTTAAGGAGACCAAAATATGATGGAAAGTATTTACATAAAATGTTGAAGGAAAAATTAGGAGACAAACATTTGCGCGACACATTAACTAATGTTGTAATCCCAACTTTTGATATAAAGCGACTGCAACCAGTTATCTTCTCCAGCTATCAGGTTTGTTTATTAATTATCTCTTAATTAAAACACATGCATATATTTACATAATTTAATTCTAATGGTGATCTTTTTATGAACATTTCTtgattttgtatatatatgtttgtcaTGATTTTAGTTGAAAAAGAAACCCAGCTTAGATGCTTTGCTTTCGGATATATGTATTGGAACTTCAGCAGCCCCATACTATCTTCCAACCTATCAATTTAAATCCACAAATTCAAATGGTGAATCAAGAGAATTCAATCTCACCGACGGTGGAGTTGCTGCCAATAACCCGGTATACATTGATCAAATTGCAAAAACCTAATTTGCATAATCTGaattatttcatatatatgatcatcattaatatgtgtgtattattattattattttttactagGCCTTGGTTGCTATGAGCGAAGTGACAAAACAAATCCACAAGGGCAACCCTGACTTCCTGCCTATGGGTGAAAATGAACAGTTGTATGGGCGGTTCCTAGTCATATCACTAGGGACTGGTACAACGTCTGACGAGAAGTATGACGCCAATGAAGCGGCTGAGTGGGGTGCTTTCGGGTGGCTTATCGGATCCGATTTTTCGGCTCCACTGGTGGATATATTTACCCACGCAGGTAGTGACATGGTTGATTTCCACCTTGCTACAATTTTTCAAGCCCTTCAGTCTCATGACAATTACCTTCGAATTCAGGTAACATAAGAATATGCAATAAAGTTGAGATAAATATCACTAGACCAAATGACCATTTTATATGCACACACAAAAATGTATTACGTAGACAAACTAAGTGCACAAATACTCGGAAATGAATATGCAGGATGATACGCTAAGTGGAACACTGGCTTCTGTGGATATTGCCACAGAACAAAACTTGAATGATTTGGTAAAAGTTGGAGAGGCATTGTTGAAGAAACCGGTTTCGAGAGTGAATTTTGATACCAATAAATCCAAGCCTGTTCGTCCTGAGGTTACAAATGCAGAGGCTCTTGTGAGGTATTTGCTCTATTATATATTATGATTAAGTTGTAGCATGATCATGtaaattcaataaattgaCATGCTAatgacttttgttttgttaattaatttgcaTGTAGGATAGCGAGCGTTCTCTCTAAGGAGAGGGCTCAGAGGAGCAAGGTCGTTCATGAAAGGACATGATCAGCAGCACCACCAAAGAAATAATATGCTGCCctcatacgtatatatataattccttttaattatgtttaatcttcaagaaaaataaaaggccaTCAAAGTCATGATGAAATGCTACGtcaatacatttttttttcttcatgtaaTTCAGTACTGAAATTATTTTCTCCCAATGTAAGCGAgaaattgtttaatttatttttctcccaATAAATACCAATTAACAGGTTGGTTGTGATGTAATCagcagtatatatatatatatatatgttccttcatattctttatttatttggctAAGTATTACGCACcagagtttttctttttctttttgaagcaTTGCAATGAACTTcgaaacaaattaaatatatatccCACGTTGTAAATTGATTGATTAAACACTaagtaaacaaattaaacaagtATTTTGAACCACTTATGTCCCACTAATTAAACAAGTTAatatgactgattatgatagGTCTTGACTATGGAGCacttttgattgaattaatttatcacatatttttcttatcaaaattaagaaaaagaagcatcTTCATTTGAGGGAGCCTCCTCATACTTATGAAACCATCCCTGTAGTAGCAGAGACTTTAGGCTTCAAGTGATGCAtataaaacaattgaaaaaaaaacctagatCAACTAACAACCTAAACTCATTGCCGAATAAAACACGTACGTATTTTATCCATACTTTTCTTGTTCCGTATTTTACTACCTATACATAACCAGTAAGGGTTGGCTATATAGGTCGGCTTTAGagttaattaatattatgtcTGGggattaattattaatttaggatTGCCCAAAAGTTTCGATAGATTTAAACTTTTGATCATTGTCATACTTATCATCAAGATATTCAACatgttttttcctctttttttttcttcttataagaaaaaaaacatcaagGCTGGATAGAAATCTGTACAAATTTCAAGCCCAATTTCTGAAAAACTGACCACTAAAAGTGAATAAATAAACACATTCCCCTGCCCATTTGGTTGACAAAATACATACaatacaattttaattttatcatatATGTATTATTAATAGCATTATATATAGTCGTAAAGGAAGTTGGAGAAATAAAATTTGCTAGAGACTTTTATTTTTCGATTGGATTTATTGTATAATTTACAGAGTTGAAAGAGTCGAGACAAAGGGTAAAACTGGATTTTGGTATATTTGATGTCCGGCCAAGCGATGCATAAAGAGTCAATTGATTACAGTTTGGgtttgaaccaaaaaataagaagTCCATATCCGTGAgaactttcttttccttcgACCAAAAAAGTTTTTCAGGAGAGATTCTTATGAAATTTCCTAACTTATATGGTAATTGCGAGACACTCTCTCTcggtgttttttttcttcttcttttttctttaatatatttttgagagaaaaatattagCTAGGGAATGGGTCACTTCACTTCACTCCTGAAGTTTCCATGGTGTTTACTGTTTTGGAAGACTTGAGTTGGGACTGATTGTGAAAGGTCTTGACCCAGTCTCAATGATTCacatatatttaaattatatctcaacataaagaaaaagaagcatcTTCATTTCATTTGAAGGAACCTCTCCTCCTCATACTTATCAAAGCTAGCATGTAAATCAATTGCCAAAACACCTATATAATATACCAGCATCCTGTTTATCAATTTGCTTAAACAACAGTCTAGAACAATCTAATACATTACGGAAGGTTTTAGCAATTGATGACGCTTTGAGTCACCAAATTTATtcacaaaacaaataatattttacttGTTAAGGTTTAAAAGGGGTCCAAATTTGAATCAACGAGACTTTGTCTTCGATGAATAAATTTTGGTGTCTCCATATAGCAGTACGCGTATGTAATATGTTGAATATTATTGTAAATAGTACTCGGGTAAGATTCAGTAATTAGGTCGAAGCATTTAATCAATTATGTCCACACGAATGCAGTGTTTAATTAGAAAAGTCTGACAGTAGCTCATTGATTGATAAactatataaaattttatcatgtgtataaaatatatatactcgTGACTAAGTTGGTGAATATTAAGATTCACAAATATAGTAAAAGTACAAGCAGGTAAACGTTAATTAAGATGCTCCTGTTGAATTCTTCTCAGCTAAACTAGTACTCAAAGTCAAGTAATGTGTTCGGAATTACACCTAGTTATCTAGGGCATATGACTTTTTGACAACATCATTTCTTGTTGTTTAAGAAAGCCGCGTACATATAATATTGGcaattttttctcaaaattgaCTTGGCTTCTGTTTATCAATTTGCTTAAACAACAGATTACGGTAGGTTTAAGCAATTCATGATGCTTTGAGTCGCCAAATTTATTCACGAAGCAAATAATACTATTTTACTTGATAAGGTTTAAAATGGGTCCAAATTTGAATCAACGGGACTTTATCTTTGATGAATAAATTTTGGTGTCTCCATATATGTCGAATATTATTGTGAATTTGTTTTCAGATAATCAATCACGTCCACACGAATGCAGTGTTTAATTCTGACAGAAGTGGTCCAACTTAAAACTTGTTATAACGACATGCATACAGATTTGGGGTCAAAGTTGGAAGGGGAAAAGATCTCTATATAAGGCATAGCTAGGTGCTCAAGGTTACTAAACTCAATTAATCCCATCATCATCAGCCTTCTTTTAGTGTTCAAGCTTTATTCTCTCTGCAGTTCTATTCATTAGTTCATACTAAATAAGCACTCTTCCTTCCGAGTACCTCTCCTATACCTTTCCTGTGTTGTGCATCATTCGGTATGCCTTGTCTTTCATCTCAAATGGAGAGAGCAAGATCATTTCTTCAGTCTCCCACTTACGGGAACATCGTCACCGTTCTGAGCATTGATGGAGGTGGAATTAGAGGGATTATTCCCGGAACTATACTCAAGTTCCTAGAATCCGAGCTTCAGGTAATTAAGCATATATATTAAAACCCATaatttaactttaattaataatGTTTATCTTgctaatttattttcacttgaACTTTGCCACATATGCAGAAGCTGGATGGTGAAGAAGCAAGGCTTGCAGATTACTTTGATGTGATTGCAGGGACTAGCACTGGCGGGCTTGTGACTGCCATGCTTACTACCCCAGATGAAAATAATCGACCCTTGTTTGCTGCTAAAGACATTAATGATTTTTATCTCGAACACTGTCCTAAAATCTTCCCCCAAGACAGGTATCTAACAAGCTATTTAACATCGATCTTAACTTCAACTCAATGTCATTAATCTTGTACATGTAAATCAATTATTAGTATAATTAATCTTAGCTTGaacacctttttcttttttaatattatacatatatagtgGCTAACAAtcacatatatttttcttgtgcAGCAACTATACATTGATTGGTGAGGCCATGGACATGGTAAAAGCTGTGTCAGGACCAAAGTATGATGGAAAGTATTTACATAAGATAGTGAAGGAAATATTAGGAGACATACGATTAAGTGACACGTTAACAAACGTTATAATCCCAACTTTTGATATAAAGCGGCTCCAACCAATGGTCTTCTCCAGCTATGAGGTTTGTTTTCAtatctttaaatatatatgtgtgtgtgtgtatatatatatatgtttgttttgttaaatctAATATAGTTACATGTTTGGTTTTGTGTTTTGATGGTGATTATAGGAGAAAAAGAACACTAGCATAAATGCTTTACTGTCGGATATATGCATTGGGACTTCAGCAGCCCCAACCTATCTCCCAGCGCACcattttgaaacaaaaacttCCACTGGTGAATCAAGAGATTTCGATCTCATTGATGGTGGCGTTGCTGCTAACAACCcggtatatatataattaaattatgacCTTGATCTATAAAACACCATGCAATTTCAAAAGCTTATTTCGCTCTCGTTCATTGTATTGTTGTTTTTCCTTATCAGGCTTTGGTTGCTATAAGCGAAGTGACAAAAGAAATCCACCAGGGAAATTCTGACTTCTTTGCTATAAGGTCAACTGAGTATGGTCGGTTCTTAGTGATATCGTTGGGTACTGGTTCAGCAAAATCTGAAGAGAAATATGATGCCGATGATGCAGCTAAATGGGGTCTTTTGGGATGGTTGACGAAAGGGGGTTCCTCTCCATTGGTAGATGTATTTACTCAAGCAAGTAGTGACATGGTCGATTTCCACCTTGCTACTGTTTTTCAAGCTCTTGACTCTGAGAAAAATTACCTCCGAATTCAGGTATTTGGGATATATTTACTGCCATACTATGAATCTATACCATAATCAATGATCCAAACTCACAGTAAAAATCGATAATTAACGGGTTGaagtgaaaatatatatggtgCAGGATGATACATTGGAGAAAACAGTATCTTCAGTGGATATTGCTACGCAAGAAAACTTGAATAACCTTGTAAAAGTTGGAGAGGAATTGTTGAAGAAACCAGTTTCGAGGGTGAATTTGCAAACTGGTATCTATGAGCCTGCTCATCAGGATACAAATGAAGAAGCTCTCGTAAGGTATGTATATTTGATTACTCACCAATCTAATATGGTTTTTTGGCATGATCATAAATATGTTATATTGATTAAACATTACTAAtcacaattaattttcttaattaatctGCACGCATGTAGGGTGGCGCAAATTCTGTCCAGGGAAAGGAAGGTCCGTGAAATGAGATCACCACATGGAAAGGCCGTAGCTGCCAGCAACTCCAACTGATGGTGAAATTAGTGCtaataattaattcattattgttcatattgtaatttaattattttctcccAATAAATACCAACCAGCATGTTGGTTGTGATCAGCAGTATTTACTTCATTCTTTATTTGAGTTAGAAATCaaa
This window encodes:
- the LOC18789302 gene encoding 26S proteasome non-ATPase regulatory subunit 14 homolog, whose product is MSGMERLQRMFAGAGGGLGHPPPDSPTLDSSEQVYISSLALLKMLKHGRAGVPMEVMGLMLGEFVDEYTVRVVDVFAMPQSGTGVSVEAVDHVFQTNMLDMLKQTGRPEMVVGWYHSHPGFGCWLSGVDINTQQSFEALNQRAVAVVVDPIQSVKGKVVIDAFRLINPQTMMLGQEPRQTTSNLGHLNKPSIQALIHGLNRHYYSIAINYRKNELEEKMLLNLHKKKWTDGLTLRRFDNHSKTNEQTVEEMKNLAVKYNKAVQEEDELPPEKLAIANVGRQDAKKHLEEHVSNLMSSNIVQTLGTMLDTVVF
- the LOC18789443 gene encoding patatin-like protein 2 codes for the protein MEKTRSSLHSPTNGSLITVLSIDGGGIRGIIPGTILNFLESELQKLDGQDARLADYFDVITGTSTGGLVTAMLTTPNENNRPLYAAKDINPFYLENCPKIFPQSSSPLADVAENLESLRRPKYDGKYLHKMLKEKLGDKHLRDTLTNVVIPTFDIKRLQPVIFSSYQLKKKPSLDALLSDICIGTSAAPYYLPTYQFKSTNSNGESREFNLTDGGVAANNPALVAMSEVTKQIHKGNPDFLPMGENEQLYGRFLVISLGTGTTSDEKYDANEAAEWGAFGWLIGSDFSAPLVDIFTHAGSDMVDFHLATIFQALQSHDNYLRIQDDTLSGTLASVDIATEQNLNDLVKVGEALLKKPVSRVNFDTNKSKPVRPEVTNAEALVRIASVLSKERAQRSKVVHERT
- the LOC18793710 gene encoding patatin-like protein 2, translating into MPCLSSQMERARSFLQSPTYGNIVTVLSIDGGGIRGIIPGTILKFLESELQKLDGEEARLADYFDVIAGTSTGGLVTAMLTTPDENNRPLFAAKDINDFYLEHCPKIFPQDSNYTLIGEAMDMVKAVSGPKYDGKYLHKIVKEILGDIRLSDTLTNVIIPTFDIKRLQPMVFSSYEEKKNTSINALLSDICIGTSAAPTYLPAHHFETKTSTGESRDFDLIDGGVAANNPALVAISEVTKEIHQGNSDFFAIRSTEYGRFLVISLGTGSAKSEEKYDADDAAKWGLLGWLTKGGSSPLVDVFTQASSDMVDFHLATVFQALDSEKNYLRIQDDTLEKTVSSVDIATQENLNNLVKVGEELLKKPVSRVNLQTGIYEPAHQDTNEEALVRVAQILSRERKVREMRSPHGKAVAASNSN